A section of the Chryseobacterium ginsenosidimutans genome encodes:
- the murB gene encoding UDP-N-acetylmuramate dehydrogenase, which produces MQENFSLKPYNTFGVDAKAKYFTEIHSIEELKEAIDFANTNTLPILFLGGGSNILLTKDFDGSTIKLSLKGIHEDIVSENDVLITAKSGENWHEFVIFCLEKNYGGLENLSLIPGNVGTSPMQNIGAYGTEIKDIFVNCTVLNLENLQLETFNLEQCKFGYRDSIFKQEGKGKYVILEVTFKLTRQNHKIKTEYGAIKSELENLGLQNPTIQDISKAVINIRQSKLPDPKEIGNAGSFFKNPTILLTQFEELQQKFPTIQGYPNGDFVKVPAGWLIEQCGWKGKQIGNVASHKLQSLVIVNATGLATGKEIFDFSTEIINSVKEKFGIELEREVNII; this is translated from the coding sequence ATGCAAGAAAATTTTTCACTAAAACCATATAACACTTTCGGTGTAGATGCAAAAGCAAAATATTTCACAGAAATTCATTCTATTGAAGAATTAAAGGAAGCTATCGACTTTGCAAATACTAATACTCTTCCCATTTTATTTCTGGGTGGTGGAAGCAATATTTTATTGACTAAAGACTTTGACGGATCAACAATAAAGTTAAGCTTAAAAGGTATTCATGAGGATATCGTCAGCGAAAATGATGTTTTAATTACGGCAAAATCCGGAGAAAACTGGCACGAATTTGTAATATTTTGTTTAGAAAAAAATTATGGCGGACTGGAAAATCTTTCTTTGATTCCGGGAAATGTTGGGACTTCGCCAATGCAGAATATCGGAGCTTACGGAACCGAAATTAAAGACATTTTTGTTAACTGTACTGTTTTGAATCTGGAAAATCTTCAATTGGAAACATTCAACCTTGAGCAATGCAAATTCGGTTACAGAGATTCTATTTTTAAGCAGGAAGGAAAAGGAAAATATGTGATTTTGGAAGTTACTTTCAAATTAACAAGACAAAACCACAAGATAAAAACAGAATATGGAGCTATCAAGTCTGAGTTGGAAAATTTAGGTCTTCAAAACCCTACCATTCAGGACATTTCGAAAGCCGTCATTAACATCAGACAAAGCAAATTACCTGACCCGAAAGAAATCGGAAACGCAGGAAGCTTCTTTAAAAATCCGACCATTCTTTTAACTCAGTTTGAAGAATTACAACAGAAATTCCCAACTATTCAAGGATATCCGAATGGTGATTTCGTAAAAGTTCCTGCTGGCTGGCTGATCGAGCAATGTGGCTGGAAAGGAAAACAGATCGGAAACGTAGCTTCTCATAAATTGCAGTCTCTGGTTATTGTAAACGCAACTGGATTAGCTACAGGAAAGGAAATTTTTGATTTTTCAACAGAGATTATTAACTCTGTGAAAGAAAAGTTCGGGATTGAATTGGAAAGAGAAGTGAATATTATTTAA